CACCCTGGCGGTTATCTACACTGCTTTATTTTGGTTGCTTGCCTTGTggagaggtcaaaggtcaacatGACACAGAGGGTCATGTCAGCTGAAACAAAGGCATCTTTTATTGCAGTGACCATGAAAGCGCTCTCTATAAACATTAAAAGACCTTCTTTGTGAGTTGGAAGAAAAGAGAGATATCAAACTCTCCCAGACCAACCAGAAGGCCTTTCCAGCCCTTCATCTCTCCTCAGAAGCTTctcaaaaaaaaagcatgaaaaaGCTCTTAAAAGGGCTCACTCAGAATTGGGTACACACATTCTCTTTCTCTAAGGAAAGAGAAAGAGGAGAGAGGGGCATAAACAGTTGAGGAAAGAAAAGCACAAGTCCTTCTCAGTCAACCGGTAGGGACAGAGTAGTATTGTTAAGACCCCTTCACTGGTGTGCACACGCACACCCCCTCCCTGCTCCTGAATCACATGAAAACAAACCCAGTTATTGAGAGGTGCTTGGACATCTTTGATTAGACTGGGTGACTCAGCAGGAatggaagaggaagaggaggagagagtGGAGTTTTATACAGCTGCTgaaagaagagagagagcgGGGGTCTCACCTCGTGGTCCGGGATCTCAGAAGACAGAGTCTGTCCTAGGACTGTCCCCGTCAGATAGGTCCAGCAGCGGGCAGTATTGGCAAGGTTATAGCCGCCTGAGAAGGACAGAGAGAGGCAGATTTGTATACGCAGAgagcgaaagagagagagaagggggaTTGAAGTCAGCAAAAGGGCTTCATTGTACTAGTGTAATTACTACCTTTCATCTAGAGCTTGGCTAGGCAGGTCTGCAGCTTAGAGCTCATTTCAAAATGGGCTAAAATCACAAAAGTTCACTTTCTTCTCTCAGCCCAACCCCCCCCCTGGCCGTAACAACACACTAATAAACTTTTTGGCCGAGTCAGAGAGCTGGCAACAAGGACAGAAGATGTAGTTGTCAGTGTTAAGGCATGGAGGGAGAACAAACTGAGGCAACACTGCTGAAAATGTCTGTCgatgtatgttttttaaatcttagttcaaccaaaatgaaaattcagtcatcatttactcacactcacgTCGTTCAAAATCCAAAGCAAGATACATTTAATAATCTCACATAATTTTTGCCTATCCAGTGAAAGCCCATGCAACTAAAACTTGCATGAATAAGTACAAAAGGACAAtgtaaaagtaatccatatgaatcaagTGGTTAAACAGAATGAACAGACTAGGgactgtgtatatatttatatatatatatatatatatatatatatatatatatatatatatatatatagatagagcggacaccatatatatatatatatatatatatatatatatatatatatatatatatatatatataaataaatacacaggcatgcatgtatacatttaagaaaaatatgttatgtttatatattaaatatatttatatataatattaattatatgaatataaattcacatgtaaatattttcaaaacatatactgtatgtgtgtatatttatatatacataataaatatacacagtacacacatatattatgttaacaaaaacttattttggatgcaattaatcgcgatcaATCGTTTAACAGcactattttatttcaggttttattcacatttaacaTTGAACAATGCATGAATAAAAGCAggaattaaatctgttcatcatataaatcaAACATGTCCCTTCGGATCTTCAGAAGACAGGGATTAAACTGCTAATCTACTTTCACGTTCTCTTTATAAACTGTGTGAAACTTAAAAATTCATTTGCATGGACTTGAATGAATGGATAGAAATGATGAGGgaatattaaaagaaaacaaaatcttCCTTTGTGTCCaaaagatgaacgaaagtctttggaatgacatgtgggtgagtaaatgatgacagaattgtcatttttgggagTTTAAtacaattcaacaaaaacaatgaCACAAACCTCCTCCTAGAAGCAGAGTGGGTAACTCCCAGTCCAGTACATAGTTCAGACATTTTCCAACTCCAATGGGAGTCATATTGAAGGAGCACATGGGGTCACCCGCCATGGTGTCCGCTCCAAGTTGCATCACAACTGCTTCAGGGTTAAACAGAGCTTTGACTTCCTGCATCACACTAAGAGAAAAGCCAAAAAAGAAATAATGTCTATGTTTAAATGGCACTGAACCATGGGGacaaacaaaacattgcaaAGAACTTGATCAGATGGCTGGTTACTGGATCTTTACAGACCTATTGAAGGTCTGGCAGTAGCGATCATCACGGATGCCATCCTCGAGGGGGACGTTAACAGCATACCAGCGTCCTTTACCCAGCCCAGTGTCAGCCACATCACCTGTGCCTGTGAAAGAAATTATAATTACAACCTAAATTTGGTCTCTTTGAAGGTCATTCATATGACTGATAGAACTGATGGGCCAGTATGAATTATCTACATGGAAGTTTTATTGAGCATTGATGTTGCtcagtattgttcaaaagtttggagtcagtaagatcttttaaaaaaaaaaagaattattaatttaatttaggatgaatgcattaatttgtattgtattgtattgtattatattgaatgcaacggttttcaacattgataagaaataagacaataaatcagcattttagaatgatttctgaaggatcatgtgacactgaagactggagtaatggctactgaaaattcagctttgccatcacaggaataaattacattttaaaatatattaaaatagaaaacagttattttaaattgtactaatattacacaatattactgtattttcatcaaataaatgcagctttgggtaatataagagacttctttcaaaacattaaaaatagcttACCGACCCctaacttttaaatggtagtgtacttTTCAGATGAAGCTGTTGCAGCGATAGTACATActcaaaaaatatattcttgCTGCCTAATTATAATTATTGAACAATTTTTAAACCTAATTTCATGATGTGCAGTCGGTTAAAAATTAAACCGATGTTTACTTAAACCAATTGTACGACATGAACAAATTTTAAATGGCGTTACCGCACCACTGCTGAAATTGAGCAGGGGATTTCCAGTTCCCAGCATGCTATGCATGGAACTGGACTGGAAaagaaatgttgaaatgaagtgttattttacatgtttttgaaGATGAAAAATTGGGGGAACTTGCtagtgtttaatgttctgtTATATTTGGATTTAGAAGAGTTTCTGTTATGTTGGACTTTCGGGTATTACCACTGCAGTGAAGAACAGAGCATGTGCTCAGCAAGTGGACAGGCTAAAATAAAGACTATGCATTACTCAAAGGACAATTACTGTGCAGTTTCTTCtgcttctggccaaaaccaTACAATCCAATGTTTTTGCATTGCACTCaattcagtcaggtttctgctACAAGCATGGCTGAAGAATGGCGTtcgtaattttattttaatattaagaaTATCTACTCCAAGAATGTCCACATGAATTAATATGAATTCTGAATGTGTCATTTGTGAAGATCACTTGGGAACTGTGTTTGGCAAAAACAAtccattaataaatcattagattaataataattaaatggcATTACATCTTGCCTTCATAGAGCATTTGCCCAGTTACCTTTCCAAGCGCTATTGTTAAACTACTGAAAGGGCTCTCAGAGTCTCCAAGAAGCCACAGAGCTCCAGTCTCCGTTATCAGCTGGGTAATCAGACTCTGGGCGCTGGAGTGGAGCCTGCAGCTCCAGCTCTGGCATGGCTtgaaacatgactgtcaattaAGGGAATTAAAAGACGTGCTGGTCTTCACTGAGGCGTAGAGGCATGCCGAACTAACCTGGGAAGAAGCCAGGGGAGAACTTGTGCAGAGACACTGTCATGACTTTAGAGGTGAAGCTGAAAGCGTCCTCCACACCTGGAGAGGAAACAATGCAGAAGTCCACTTAAAGAGAAGGATATTAAATTAGGTCTGAGTAAAAGCTTAGAGGAAGTGCCCTTTTTCATTGATGGATTTGAGAAATAACCTGAACTGATAACAGATAAacacaaacaagaaatgtgagCTACTACTATCTAGGTCAATAACAAATAAAAGATTCTACAAAATTACCTGGTATAAAATGTTTGAAACACTTTCTATGAACAAAAATTATATCATATTCATATGGGTATAAAGTGGTCCTTTCTATGATAAAATTTCCTGTTGTATGTTGTTTTTCCGAATGTTGCTTGCACTACATGATTTTAATTTGGTGGACAAAgatgtttaaaatgattaattaaaattaattaattaattaattattaattaaacttataagcatttttgttacaatgtttgtttgtttttttaagatataaaaataaaatattatgcaaTACTATGAGATAAAGTTTTTATTCAAGAACTTTAAATTAGgctttttttattacaatatcaGGACAGTTGTATCAACCTGACTTTTTTACGTTTGATGTTTAATttggaaatttaaaaaaaacactcatcATAGAAAAGATGCACTGAAACCATTGTGTATAtgaactgcatttttaaaataaattaatgtaacaTTTCTAATAAAATTAAGTGTCATGTCACTAACCCATCTAACATTTGCTCTTGGTGTTAATGTGAATTTGGAAGTCAGATATAAATCTAAAGCCAATTTGTGGATTATTTGTGGAAAAGCAGCATGTTAAATGCTATTAACAACAACAGGCTGTCATGGTTATTGTTATGGAAGTGTTATTACCATCTCCATGGTGAAGGTCCACATCCACATAGAGAACTCTCTCATACTTCTCGCGCAGTTTGAGGATTCCAAGAACAGCGTCATTCACATAACAGAACCCAGATGCCTCGTCCCTTATATAACAACACATATTCAATCAGCTGCTCCAGTGACCCACTGAACAACGTCCGACACATACATAAGCATTCATCTACCATAAACAAGCTTCCGCAATCAAACTGTAACATCAAAATTTGGTTTAAACTGCAAAGCATGCAGAACTTCTTAATACTTATGTTAAAGATGCCACTGGCATCTCAATCACTGATGTGGACGTGAAACACAAGAGGGTGGGCACAAGGCCTGTTGTGCCGAATTACTTCTTGGCATGATGCCACCCTCCGGCCCAGTTGATGGCCACATCACACTTTCCATCCAGCAGATTCTGGGCAGCAGTCAGAGTGGCTCCTCCAACGGCAGCGGCGTAATCAAAAATGCCCTCCACCACCGGACAGTCATAACCTGAACAAAAGAGAGCAACAAGAGGGGGGGTTGATAACACAGAGGGACAATGGGATGGTGTGTAGAGAGGAAAGTGAGAGGAAAGATAGTGACGGAGCGGGAGAGTGAGAAAGAACAATAAACACTGAGCtacattaaaatagatcctttggCAAGAGCTTTGTTTCGCCCTCAACAACAATAACACTATTCTCGATCCCTGGAGATTAGTATGAAGTGTCAGTTTGTCAGGCATTTGAATTACACATGGCTGTGATCCAGTACAAAAATTAAACACCGACTGCAAGTCTGAGAAAGATTCAAATGTAATACTGCCCACTGCTGTAAGCAAGAGGGAACTGCATGCACTAACACAAGGGACACTACTAGCTTGGCTGGCCAAAAGTGTATAGACACCTATTTCTAATTCAGAGGGCTTCAAACTGGGATCTAGGGACCACCAGTGGgacaaaagggagtgaaagGTGGTTCCTTgaaaatttcaaatgtaatttttaggGGCCGTCACATTTAACATGTTTACATACGGTAACAACTgcatcattttaaatcaattaattgatttctgaaatcatgaaattaaatgtgattGTGTCTTTTAACcataatttttaacagtaaGAAATACCAAAGCCAAATTTGAATATGGTTTTTAGTTTGCTCACTGAAGGTTTATGGCAGCAGTTCTCGGAGGCCCCCCACTGTTCAATACAATATTCAGAGGTCCCCTCATGTAGAGTAGGTGCCTCCTACATATTTTCTCTGCACAGACTGCACAGTAACTTGAAATATCACTTaagggttattatcattaattaaactgttagaatatattttttaattgaatttaattttgaacaaaaaaaaaacaaaaaaacattgtgattaaaaaataatgtgatattataaatacagagtataaatgtttctttttacatgaaaatatatagctTTAAAGCTGCTTTTATATTTTAGGAAAGGACTCTCTTAAGAGGGGTTTGTTATATTTTTGGGGCCTTGCAATCAAAGCATTTAAAACACCTGCTTTATGAAAATTAGTA
The sequence above is a segment of the Onychostoma macrolepis isolate SWU-2019 chromosome 07, ASM1243209v1, whole genome shotgun sequence genome. Coding sequences within it:
- the hdac8 gene encoding histone deacetylase 8 isoform X4 translates to MVHSLIEAYGLLKYMRVVKPHLASIEEMAVFHTDSYLQHLHKISQDGDNDDPQSVDFGLGYDCPVVEGIFDYAAAVGGATLTAAQNLLDGKCDVAINWAGGWHHAKKDEASGFCYVNDAVLGILKLREKYERVLYVDVDLHHGDGVEDAFSFTSKVMTVSLHKFSPGFFPGTGDVADTGLGKGRWYAVNVPLEDGIRDDRYCQTFNSVMQEVKALFNPEAVVMQLGADTMAGDPMCSFNMTPIGVGKCLNYVLDWELPTLLLGGGGYNLANTARCWTYLTGTVLGQTLSSEIPDHEEQGGGVRVHTSEGVLTILLCPYRLTEKDLCFSFLNCLCPSLLFLFP
- the hdac8 gene encoding histone deacetylase 8 isoform X1 gives rise to the protein MSDKSESNDDKSRNRSVVYVYSLEYIQTCDSLSKVPNRASMVHSLIEAYGLLKYMRVVKPHLASIEEMAVFHTDSYLQHLHKISQDGDNDDPQSVDFGLGYDCPVVEGIFDYAAAVGGATLTAAQNLLDGKCDVAINWAGGWHHAKKDEASGFCYVNDAVLGILKLREKYERVLYVDVDLHHGDGVEDAFSFTSKVMTVSLHKFSPGFFPGTGDVADTGLGKGRWYAVNVPLEDGIRDDRYCQTFNSVMQEVKALFNPEAVVMQLGADTMAGDPMCSFNMTPIGVGKCLNYVLDWELPTLLLGGGGYNLANTARCWTYLTGTVLGQTLSSEIPDHEEQGGGVRVHTSEGVLTILLCPYRLTEKDLCFSFLNCLCPSLLFLFP
- the hdac8 gene encoding histone deacetylase 8 isoform X2, with amino-acid sequence MSDKSESNDDKSRNRSVVYVYSLEYIQTCDSLSKVPNRASMVHSLIEAYGLLKYMRVVKPHLASIEEMAVFHTDSYLQHLHKISQDGDNDDPQSVDFGLGYDCPVVEGIFDYAAAVGGATLTAAQNLLDGKCDVAINWAGGWHHAKKDEASGFCYVNDAVLGILKLREKYERVLYVDVDLHHGDGVEDAFSFTSKVMTVSLHKFSPGFFPGTGDVADTGLGKGRWYAVNVPLEDGIRDDRYCQTFNSVMQEVKALFNPEAVVMQLGADTMAGDPMCSFNMTPIGVGKCLNYVLDWELPTLLLGGGGYNLANTARCWTYLTGTVLGQTLSSEIPDHEYFTEYGPDYSLEISPSCRPDRNESQQLERVISTIKGNLKNVV
- the hdac8 gene encoding histone deacetylase 8 isoform X3, which produces MSDKSESNDDKSRNRSVVYVYSLEYIQTCDSLSKVPNRASMVHSLIEAYGLLKYMRVVKPHLASIEEMAVFHTDSYLQHLHKISQDGDNDDPQSVDFGLGYDCPVVEGIFDYAAAVGGATLTAAQNLLDGKCDVAINWAGGWHHAKKDEASGFCYVNDAVLGILKLREKYERVLYVDVDLHHGDGVEDAFSFTSKVMTVSLHKFSPGFFPGTGDVADTGLGKGRWYAVNVPLEDGIRDDRYCQTFNSVMQEVKALFNPEAVVMQLGADTMAGDPMCSFNMTPIGVGKCLNYVLDWELPTLLLGGGGYNLANTARCWTYLTGTVLGQTLSSEIPDHEYFTEYGPDYSLEISPSCRPDRNESQQLERVISTIKGVSI